One segment of Bradyrhizobium sp. WD16 DNA contains the following:
- the dctP gene encoding TRAP transporter substrate-binding protein DctP, with the protein MLTRRHVLASALAAPAILRFGPAQAATTLKISHQFPGGTIDKGDFRDRLTRKFAAELGRRSGGEIAAEVYPNSSLIKVNAQFSAMRKGALDMSLLPLPYAGGEVPETNIGLMPGLVSTYDQGLAWKTKPVGKALSDFLADKGIMIITWIWQAGGVASRSRPLIAPEDAKGMKVRGGSREMDMVLQSAGAAVLSLPSNEIYTAMQTGACDAGITSSTSLISFRLEEVSKHLTTGRGQSYWYMLEPLLMSKSVFEGLPKAQQDLILAVGAEMEAFGRIGAEDDDNTVAQVYEKAGAKVYDLDAATVGKWRDIARDTAWKDYAAKTPTTAKLLKLATDGAA; encoded by the coding sequence ATGCTGACCCGTCGTCACGTCCTCGCCTCGGCCCTTGCCGCGCCGGCGATCCTGCGCTTCGGCCCTGCCCAGGCCGCCACCACCCTGAAGATCTCGCACCAGTTTCCCGGCGGGACCATCGACAAGGGCGATTTCCGCGACCGCCTGACCCGCAAATTCGCCGCCGAACTGGGGCGACGCTCCGGTGGCGAGATCGCGGCCGAGGTCTATCCCAATTCATCGCTGATCAAGGTCAACGCGCAGTTCTCGGCGATGCGCAAGGGCGCGCTCGACATGAGCCTGTTGCCGCTGCCCTATGCCGGCGGCGAAGTGCCCGAGACCAATATCGGCCTGATGCCCGGACTGGTCTCGACCTACGACCAGGGTCTGGCGTGGAAGACCAAGCCGGTCGGCAAGGCGCTGAGCGATTTCCTTGCCGACAAGGGCATCATGATCATCACCTGGATCTGGCAGGCCGGCGGCGTCGCCAGCCGTTCGCGCCCGCTGATCGCTCCCGAGGACGCCAAGGGCATGAAGGTGCGCGGCGGCTCGCGCGAAATGGACATGGTGCTCCAGAGCGCCGGCGCGGCGGTGCTGTCGCTGCCCTCCAATGAAATCTACACGGCGATGCAGACCGGCGCCTGCGACGCCGGCATCACCTCGTCGACCAGCCTGATTTCCTTCCGTCTCGAGGAGGTCTCCAAGCATCTCACCACCGGCCGCGGCCAGTCGTACTGGTACATGCTCGAGCCGCTCCTGATGTCGAAGTCGGTCTTCGAGGGCCTGCCCAAGGCGCAGCAGGACTTGATCCTGGCGGTCGGCGCCGAGATGGAAGCGTTCGGCCGCATCGGCGCCGAGGACGACGACAACACCGTGGCGCAGGTGTACGAAAAGGCGGGCGCCAAGGTCTATGATCTCGATGCCGCGACGGTCGGCAAATGGCGGGACATCGCCCGCGACACGGCCTGGAAGGACTACGCGGCCAAGACCCCGACCACGGCGAAACTGCTCAAGCTCGCCACCGATGGCGCCGCATGA
- a CDS encoding TRAP transporter large permease, whose product MTVLGIGLAYGGATLAAMFSGMPIAFALGAVALAFMAIYMPAASLDTVTQNVYEEIASITLLSIPLFILKGAAIGKSRAGQDLYSALHAWLHRVPGGLGVANVFACALFAAMAGSSPATCSAIGSAGIPEMRKRGYSGGFAAGIIAAGGTLGILLPPSITMILFAVAAEKSLGRLFLAGIGPGLLLVTLFGGYAVLRFRKEYASAAALYARTGETSPILAHEKYTMAQRFSVLPRVIPFVTLLTGVMIALYGGYATPSETAGLGGLLALVLIALIYSVWKPSDLAPILSSTIRESTMLMMIIGMSLLYSYVMSYLHISQSAAQAIVDMQLPKWGLLAAILVMVVVLGFFLPPVSIILMTAPIILPPLRAAGFDIIWFGIVVTIVMEMGLIHPPVGLNIFVIRNVAPDIPLGEVIWGTLPFVLLMAGAVVLLCFVPQISTLLPDLVMGPESLR is encoded by the coding sequence ATGACCGTGCTTGGTATCGGCCTCGCCTATGGCGGGGCGACGCTCGCCGCGATGTTCTCCGGCATGCCGATCGCATTTGCGCTCGGCGCCGTCGCCCTCGCCTTCATGGCGATCTACATGCCCGCCGCATCGCTCGATACGGTGACGCAGAACGTCTATGAGGAGATCGCCTCGATCACCCTGCTGTCCATTCCACTGTTCATCCTCAAGGGCGCGGCGATCGGCAAGTCGCGCGCCGGCCAGGACCTCTACTCGGCGCTGCATGCCTGGCTGCATCGCGTTCCCGGCGGCCTCGGCGTTGCCAACGTCTTCGCCTGCGCGCTGTTCGCGGCCATGGCCGGCTCCTCGCCGGCGACCTGTTCGGCGATCGGCTCCGCCGGCATTCCCGAGATGCGCAAGCGCGGTTACAGCGGCGGCTTCGCCGCCGGGATCATCGCGGCCGGCGGCACCCTCGGCATTCTGCTGCCGCCCTCGATCACCATGATCCTGTTCGCGGTCGCGGCCGAGAAATCGCTGGGCCGGCTGTTCCTCGCCGGCATCGGTCCCGGTCTGCTGCTGGTGACGCTGTTCGGCGGCTATGCGGTGCTGCGCTTCCGCAAGGAATACGCCAGCGCCGCCGCGCTCTATGCCCGGACGGGGGAGACCTCGCCGATCCTCGCCCATGAGAAATACACCATGGCGCAACGCTTCAGCGTGCTGCCGCGGGTCATTCCATTCGTGACACTGCTGACCGGCGTCATGATCGCGCTTTACGGCGGCTACGCCACGCCTTCGGAAACCGCCGGCCTTGGCGGGCTGCTGGCGCTGGTGCTGATCGCATTGATCTACAGCGTGTGGAAGCCGAGCGACCTCGCGCCGATCCTCTCCTCGACGATCAGGGAATCCACCATGCTGATGATGATCATCGGCATGTCCCTGCTGTATTCCTACGTCATGAGCTACCTGCACATTTCGCAGTCGGCCGCGCAGGCGATCGTCGACATGCAACTGCCGAAATGGGGGCTGCTCGCCGCCATTCTCGTCATGGTGGTGGTGCTCGGATTCTTCCTGCCGCCGGTGTCGATCATCCTGATGACCGCGCCGATCATTCTGCCGCCGCTGCGCGCTGCCGGTTTCGACATCATCTGGTTCGGCATCGTCGTCACCATCGTGATGGAAATGGGGCTGATCCATCCGCCGGTCGGGCTCAACATCTTCGTCATCCGCAATGTCGCGCCCGACATTCCGCTCGGCGAAGTGATCTGGGGCACCCTGCCCTTCGTGCTGCTGATGGCCGGCGCCGTGGTGCTGCTGTGCTTCGTGCCGCAGATCTCGACCTTGCTGCCGGATCTCGTCATGGGCCCCGAGAGCCTGCGCTGA
- a CDS encoding GntR family transcriptional regulator — MKHPFRLREAIEDEIVTGALAPGARLEEATLADKFGVSRTPIREALLHLAASGLVEIRPRRGAIVSAPDARRLVEMFECMAELEAACGRLAARRCTDHDAAALRSAHAACEQAAQTGDSETYYFENAAFHALVYRASHNAFLAEQALALHRRLAPYRRMQLRARNRIAQSLTEHAAAVEAIIAGDGDAAATILRDHIVIQGERFADVVLNLADGAAA; from the coding sequence ATGAAGCACCCATTCCGTCTGCGCGAAGCCATCGAGGACGAGATCGTCACCGGCGCCCTCGCGCCCGGCGCCAGGCTGGAAGAAGCAACGCTCGCCGACAAATTCGGGGTGTCACGGACACCGATTCGTGAGGCGCTGCTGCATCTGGCGGCGAGCGGGCTGGTGGAGATCCGGCCGCGGCGCGGCGCCATCGTCAGCGCCCCCGACGCCCGACGGCTGGTGGAAATGTTCGAATGCATGGCGGAGCTCGAGGCCGCCTGTGGCCGGCTCGCGGCGCGCCGCTGCACCGACCATGACGCGGCTGCGCTGCGCAGCGCCCACGCCGCCTGCGAGCAGGCGGCACAGACCGGCGATTCGGAGACCTACTACTTCGAAAACGCGGCGTTTCACGCCCTGGTCTACCGGGCGAGCCACAATGCCTTTCTCGCCGAGCAGGCTCTCGCGCTGCATCGCCGCCTCGCGCCGTATCGCCGCATGCAGTTGCGCGCGCGCAACCGGATCGCCCAGTCGCTCACCGAACACGCCGCGGCGGTCGAAGCCATCATCGCCGGCGACGGCGACGCCGCGGCGACGATCCTGCGCGATCACATCGTCATTCAGGGCGAACGCTTCGCCGACGTGGTGCTGAACCTCGCGGACGGCGCAGCGGCTTGA
- a CDS encoding TRAP transporter small permease, whose protein sequence is MTHALDDHDAPGVGRAARAWPPARTGLLATLERWAAVCNQIIVVLASVALISACLILSYSVLTRSLFRTPTYWQDEAAVFLLVGATFMTAAYVQSLRGHIGIEAIIGLLPPRINFIRQLLVDIASLVFCTFFAWKSWTLTHEAYMDGQVSNSMWSPPLAIPYAMMAVGMTLLCGQMALQICGALLRKSFK, encoded by the coding sequence ATGACGCACGCCTTGGATGACCATGACGCGCCCGGCGTGGGCCGTGCTGCCCGCGCCTGGCCGCCGGCGAGAACCGGGCTTCTCGCGACGCTCGAGCGCTGGGCCGCCGTCTGCAATCAGATCATCGTCGTTCTCGCCTCGGTGGCGCTGATCTCGGCCTGCCTGATCCTGAGCTACAGCGTGTTGACGCGCAGCCTGTTCCGCACCCCGACCTACTGGCAGGACGAGGCGGCGGTGTTCCTGCTGGTCGGCGCCACCTTCATGACCGCTGCCTATGTGCAGTCGCTCCGCGGACATATCGGCATCGAGGCCATCATCGGTCTGCTGCCGCCACGGATCAATTTCATCCGGCAGCTGCTGGTCGACATCGCCAGCCTTGTCTTCTGTACCTTCTTCGCCTGGAAATCCTGGACCCTGACCCACGAGGCCTATATGGACGGCCAGGTGTCGAACTCGATGTGGAGCCCGCCGCTCGCCATTCCCTACGCCATGATGGCTGTGGGCATGACGCTGCTGTGCGGCCAGATGGCGCTGCAGATCTGCGGTGCGTTGCTGCGGAAATCCTTCAAATGA
- a CDS encoding hydroxymethylglutaryl-CoA lyase, whose translation MVDEVRIVEVGPRDGLQNEKAAVPVEGRIAFVESLVSAGCKTIEVGSFVSPKAVPQMAGSDAVLRAVSHHSGIDFPVLVPNEKGYEAARAAGATLIAVFASASEGFSRANINCSIAESIDRFRPVLARARADGVRVRGYVSCVLGCPFDGEVKPAAVAAVARTLRDLGCYEISLGDTIGVGTAARARRLLRTVAGEVPLGEIAMHFHDTYGQALANLYAGLEEGVRVIDSAAGGLGGCPYAPGATGNVATEDVVYMLDGMGVSTGIDLPKLLDATNAISRLIGRPPPSRVATALNASVASRNCET comes from the coding sequence ATGGTGGACGAGGTCCGCATCGTCGAAGTCGGCCCGCGGGACGGGCTGCAGAACGAAAAGGCGGCGGTCCCGGTCGAGGGCCGCATCGCCTTCGTCGAGTCCCTGGTGAGCGCCGGCTGCAAGACCATCGAGGTCGGCAGCTTCGTCTCGCCCAAAGCTGTGCCGCAGATGGCCGGTTCGGATGCCGTGCTGCGCGCGGTCAGCCATCATTCCGGAATCGACTTTCCGGTGCTGGTGCCCAACGAGAAGGGGTACGAGGCGGCGCGGGCGGCCGGCGCCACCCTGATCGCGGTTTTCGCCTCCGCCTCCGAGGGGTTTTCGCGCGCCAACATCAACTGCTCCATCGCCGAATCCATCGATCGCTTCCGCCCGGTGCTGGCGCGCGCCCGCGCCGACGGCGTCAGGGTGCGCGGCTACGTCTCCTGCGTTCTCGGCTGCCCGTTCGACGGCGAAGTCAAGCCGGCGGCTGTCGCCGCGGTTGCAAGGACGCTCCGCGACCTCGGCTGCTATGAGATTTCGCTCGGCGACACCATCGGCGTCGGCACGGCGGCAAGAGCGCGGCGGCTGCTGCGTACAGTTGCGGGCGAGGTGCCGCTTGGCGAGATCGCCATGCACTTCCACGACACCTACGGCCAGGCCCTCGCCAATCTCTACGCCGGGCTGGAGGAAGGCGTCCGCGTCATCGACAGCGCCGCCGGCGGCCTCGGCGGCTGCCCCTATGCGCCGGGCGCGACCGGCAATGTCGCGACCGAGGACGTCGTCTACATGCTCGACGGCATGGGCGTCAGCACCGGCATCGACCTGCCCAAGCTGCTCGATGCGACCAATGCGATCAGCCGCCTGATCGGTCGGCCGCCGCCGAGCCGCGTCGCCACCGCGCTCAACGCCAGTGTGGCGTCTCGCAATTGCGAGACATAA
- a CDS encoding malonyl-CoA decarboxylase has protein sequence MVRSVDAQGFLNELMQTLTERGRALLRRARSGGPDNTDLVELAEMLLSRRGEASGVVLAQTLLSSYAGAPVEVRLQFLKALAERFGTDPEAVAAAVEAYRASPDVTTIGALHAAIEPRRQELFRRLNLAAGGTFALVRMREELLDHLKANPELRAVDTDFGHLFSSWFNRGFLQMRPIGWTTPASILEKIIRYEAVHPIAGWNDLKSRLDPSDRRCFGFFHPQLDDEPLIFVEVALTNDIPGAVAPLLALDRAPIAASTATTAIFYSISNTQRGLAGVSFGHFLIKQVVVDLKRDLPNLKTFVTLSPAPGFAAWLRRERAAEGSAFLTAETKAALRRLDEPAWFEDAATRAELEEALMPIAAHYFLHAKNENGRPVDPVARFHLGNGARLERMNFLGDLSERGLRQAHGLMVNYLYDLSAIEKNHEAYAEAGDIAASASVRRIAKDLVTRDLVPSH, from the coding sequence ATGGTCAGATCTGTGGACGCGCAAGGCTTTCTCAACGAGCTGATGCAGACGTTGACCGAGCGCGGCCGCGCCCTCCTCCGCCGGGCCCGCAGCGGCGGTCCGGACAACACCGACCTCGTCGAACTTGCCGAGATGCTGCTGTCCCGCCGGGGCGAAGCCTCGGGCGTGGTGCTGGCCCAGACCCTGCTGTCGAGCTATGCCGGCGCGCCGGTTGAGGTTCGCCTGCAGTTTCTCAAGGCGCTGGCCGAGAGATTCGGCACCGATCCGGAGGCGGTGGCCGCCGCCGTCGAGGCCTATCGCGCCTCCCCCGATGTCACCACCATCGGCGCCCTCCACGCCGCCATCGAACCGCGCCGGCAGGAGTTGTTCCGCAGGCTCAATCTCGCCGCGGGCGGGACGTTCGCGCTGGTGCGGATGCGCGAGGAATTGCTCGACCATCTCAAGGCCAATCCGGAGCTGCGCGCCGTCGACACCGACTTCGGCCATTTGTTCTCGTCGTGGTTCAACCGCGGCTTTCTCCAGATGCGGCCGATCGGCTGGACGACCCCGGCGAGCATTCTCGAGAAGATCATCCGTTACGAGGCGGTGCATCCGATCGCCGGCTGGAACGACCTCAAGAGCCGGCTCGACCCGTCCGACCGGCGCTGCTTCGGTTTCTTCCATCCCCAGCTCGACGACGAGCCGCTGATCTTCGTCGAGGTGGCGCTGACCAACGACATTCCCGGCGCGGTGGCGCCACTGCTGGCGCTGGACCGCGCGCCCATCGCCGCCAGCACCGCAACCACCGCGATCTTCTATTCGATCTCCAACACCCAGCGCGGCCTCGCCGGGGTGTCCTTCGGCCATTTCCTGATCAAGCAGGTGGTCGTGGATCTCAAGCGCGACCTGCCGAACCTGAAGACCTTCGTCACGCTGTCGCCGGCGCCGGGATTCGCCGCCTGGCTACGGCGTGAGCGCGCCGCGGAGGGCTCGGCGTTCCTGACCGCTGAAACCAAGGCGGCGCTGCGGCGGCTCGACGAACCGGCCTGGTTCGAGGACGCCGCGACGCGCGCCGAACTGGAAGAGGCGCTGATGCCGATCGCGGCGCACTATTTCCTTCACGCCAAGAACGAGAATGGCCGCCCGGTCGATCCGGTGGCGCGTTTCCATCTCGGCAACGGCGCGCGGCTCGAACGCATGAACTTTCTCGGCGATCTGTCCGAGCGCGGCCTGCGCCAGGCCCATGGCCTGATGGTCAACTATCTCTACGATCTCTCGGCCATCGAGAAGAACCACGAGGCCTATGCCGAAGCGGGCGATATCGCCGCGTCCGCGTCGGTAAGGCGCATTGCCAAAGACCTCGTCACCCGCGACCTTGTGCCATCCCACTGA